Proteins encoded by one window of Opitutia bacterium:
- a CDS encoding threonine--tRNA ligase: MSMTPLEEIRHSSSHVLATAVLRLFPDAKLDIGPPTDTGFYYDIDLDHKLTMDDLARLEAEMKKVIDENQPFQRKEVSREEAIEIIKSRGQERYKLGRLADIPEGEKISFYTNGEFSDLCAGTHVRYTKQIKAFKLLSIAGAYHRGDEKNKQLQRIYGTAFASKDELAAYITQQEQAKLRDHRKLGKDHKLFHIDEDVGQGLILWTPAGSIIRQELQSFIATELRRQGYSQVFTPHIGRLALYKTSGHFPYYKDSQFPPVVERDYLDQLVNSGCSCAEMSNRIEAVSQKFADTINERTGKETIGKDRVLPDDQLIDGFLLKPMNCPHHIKIFDSQPRSYRDLPVRLAEFGTVYRWEQSGELNGMTRVRGFTQDDAHLFCTPEQVAQEVLGCLSLVKTVLTTLGMSDYRVRVGLRDPDGKKFAGDPEKWDLAENACREAAKTLGVPFTEEPGEAAFYGPKIDFVVRDVIGREWQLGTVQVDYVLPVRFGLSYIGADNTAHTPVMIHRAPFGSMERFCGVLIEHFAGDFPLWLAPEQVRIVPISDKVMDFAKTALAEFQAADLRVTLDTHSDKLGAKIRRAELEKVPYVLVVGQKEAELASASLRSRAKGDEGVHKIADLVTRFKQEIATRALPEKKPAAPAPAANAPKA; encoded by the coding sequence ATGTCCATGACTCCCCTCGAGGAAATCCGCCACTCGTCGTCGCACGTGTTGGCCACTGCTGTCCTGCGTCTCTTCCCCGACGCCAAGCTCGATATCGGCCCGCCGACTGACACCGGCTTCTACTACGACATCGACCTCGACCATAAGCTCACGATGGACGACCTCGCCCGCCTCGAAGCGGAGATGAAGAAGGTCATCGACGAGAACCAGCCTTTCCAGCGCAAGGAAGTCTCCCGCGAAGAAGCCATCGAGATCATCAAGTCGCGCGGCCAGGAACGCTACAAGCTCGGCCGCCTCGCCGACATTCCCGAGGGCGAAAAAATCTCGTTCTACACCAACGGCGAATTCTCCGACCTCTGCGCCGGCACGCACGTCCGCTACACGAAACAGATCAAAGCCTTCAAGCTGCTATCCATCGCCGGCGCCTATCACCGCGGCGACGAGAAGAACAAGCAGCTCCAACGCATCTACGGCACCGCCTTCGCCTCGAAGGACGAGCTCGCCGCCTACATCACGCAGCAGGAACAGGCCAAGCTCCGCGACCACCGCAAGCTCGGCAAAGATCACAAGCTTTTCCACATCGACGAAGACGTCGGCCAAGGCCTCATCCTCTGGACGCCCGCCGGCTCGATCATTCGTCAGGAGCTGCAGTCGTTCATCGCCACCGAGCTCCGCCGCCAAGGCTACTCGCAGGTCTTCACGCCGCACATCGGCCGCCTCGCGCTCTACAAGACCTCGGGCCACTTCCCCTACTACAAGGACTCGCAGTTCCCGCCCGTCGTCGAACGCGACTACCTCGACCAGTTGGTCAACTCCGGCTGCTCCTGCGCCGAGATGTCCAACCGCATCGAGGCCGTCTCGCAGAAATTCGCCGACACGATCAACGAGCGCACCGGCAAGGAAACCATCGGCAAGGACCGCGTCCTCCCCGACGACCAGCTCATCGACGGCTTCCTCCTGAAGCCGATGAACTGCCCGCACCACATCAAGATCTTCGACTCGCAGCCGCGCAGCTACCGCGACCTGCCCGTGCGCCTGGCCGAGTTCGGCACCGTCTACCGCTGGGAACAATCCGGCGAGCTCAACGGCATGACCCGCGTCCGCGGCTTCACGCAGGACGACGCCCACCTTTTCTGCACGCCGGAACAAGTCGCGCAGGAAGTCCTCGGCTGCCTCTCGCTCGTGAAGACCGTGCTCACCACGCTCGGCATGTCCGACTACCGCGTGCGCGTCGGCCTCCGCGATCCCGACGGCAAGAAATTCGCCGGCGACCCCGAGAAGTGGGACCTCGCCGAAAACGCCTGCCGTGAAGCCGCCAAGACGCTCGGCGTCCCCTTCACCGAGGAGCCCGGCGAAGCTGCGTTCTACGGCCCGAAGATCGACTTCGTCGTCCGCGACGTCATCGGCCGCGAGTGGCAGCTCGGCACCGTGCAGGTCGACTACGTGCTCCCCGTGCGTTTCGGCCTCAGCTACATCGGCGCCGACAACACCGCGCACACGCCCGTCATGATCCACCGCGCGCCCTTCGGCTCGATGGAGCGTTTCTGCGGCGTGCTCATCGAGCACTTCGCCGGCGACTTCCCGCTCTGGCTCGCGCCCGAGCAGGTCCGCATCGTCCCGATCTCCGACAAGGTGATGGACTTCGCCAAGACCGCGCTCGCCGAGTTCCAAGCCGCCGATCTCCGCGTCACGCTCGACACCCACTCCGACAAGCTCGGCGCCAAGATCCGCCGCGCCGAATTGGAGAAAGTGCCCTACGTGCTCGTCGTCGGCCAAAAGGAAGCCGAGCTCGCCAGCGCCTCGCTCCGCAGCCGCGCCAAGGGCGACGAAGGCGTGCACAAGATCGCCGACCTCGTCACGCGCTTCAAACAGGAGATCGCCACCCGCGCCCTCCCGGAAAAGAAGCCCGCTGCACCGGCTCCGGCCGCCAACGCACCGAAAGCCTGA
- a CDS encoding tetratricopeptide repeat protein, which yields MPESPELPPWKDELDAIVGARAHGQFNQLLPRLQDLDTRHPNVAEIAYQIAWTCDTLGRHEQALPAYEKAIALGLPPNELSNAFIGLGSTLRARGQLERSAEVLRAAKLQFPDNREFDAFLALTLHAQGQHGEALALALETLVDTTEDPGLTAYGRALRHAAAKLT from the coding sequence ATGCCCGAATCGCCTGAACTTCCGCCCTGGAAAGACGAACTCGACGCCATCGTCGGCGCGCGCGCGCACGGTCAGTTCAACCAACTCCTCCCGCGCCTGCAGGACCTCGACACACGCCATCCGAACGTCGCCGAGATCGCCTACCAGATCGCGTGGACCTGCGACACGCTCGGCCGCCACGAGCAAGCGCTGCCCGCCTACGAAAAAGCCATCGCGCTGGGCCTGCCGCCGAACGAACTCTCCAACGCTTTCATCGGCCTCGGCTCCACGCTCCGCGCGCGCGGCCAACTCGAGCGCTCGGCCGAAGTGCTGCGCGCGGCGAAACTCCAATTCCCTGACAACCGCGAGTTCGACGCCTTCCTCGCCCTGACGCTGCACGCGCAGGGCCAGCACGGCGAGGCCCTCGCGCTCGCGTTGGAGACGCTCGTCGACACGACCGAAGACCCCGGTCTCACCGCCTACGGCCGCGCCCTGCGCCACGCCGCCGCGAAGCTGACCTGA
- the tsaA gene encoding tRNA (N6-threonylcarbamoyladenosine(37)-N6)-methyltransferase TrmO gives MPELRPIAVLRTPFAEKFGVPRQSGLVPAAEGRVEFLPEFAAPEFVRGLENFSHVWLITGFHCNPPWDGSATVRPPRLGGNERVGVFASRSPARPNGLGLSLVELHAIEAGALRVAGIDAVDGTPVYDVKPYLPWCEAKPDARSDWAKDAPTMRAANEVVIPEEIAARLPEGVATLVRQLLALDLQPAYHAAEADRVYGMTVAEWNIRWRATAGRIEVVEARRVSV, from the coding sequence GTGCCCGAACTCCGTCCCATCGCTGTGCTCCGCACGCCGTTCGCCGAGAAATTCGGCGTGCCGCGCCAGTCCGGCCTCGTGCCGGCGGCGGAGGGACGCGTGGAGTTTTTGCCGGAGTTCGCCGCGCCGGAGTTCGTGCGCGGGCTGGAGAATTTCTCGCACGTGTGGCTGATCACGGGCTTTCACTGCAACCCGCCGTGGGACGGCTCGGCGACGGTGCGTCCGCCGCGGCTCGGTGGGAATGAGCGCGTCGGCGTCTTCGCCTCACGCTCTCCCGCGCGACCGAACGGCCTCGGACTATCGCTGGTCGAGTTGCACGCGATCGAAGCGGGAGCGTTGCGGGTGGCGGGGATCGATGCGGTGGACGGCACGCCGGTTTACGACGTGAAGCCGTATCTGCCGTGGTGCGAGGCGAAGCCGGACGCGCGGTCCGATTGGGCGAAGGACGCGCCGACGATGCGCGCGGCGAATGAAGTGGTGATTCCCGAGGAAATCGCGGCGCGGTTGCCCGAGGGCGTGGCGACGCTCGTGCGTCAGTTGCTCGCGCTGGATTTGCAACCGGCGTATCACGCCGCGGAGGCGGATCGCGTGTATGGCATGACGGTCGCGGAGTGGAATATCCGCTGGCGCGCGACGGCGGGGCGGATCGAGGTGGTGGAGGCGCGGCGGGTGTCCGTGTAG
- a CDS encoding transposase produces MSSHKHLKRLSNVWETQPVYFITICTEGRRKLLANDQAHEILRAEWNGLRERYRWAVGRYVVMPDHVHFFITGEKDAAALSTTIGKWKEWTAKRILAASAISAPLWQPEFFDHLLRSNESRAEKWLYVRENPVRANLVAQADDWPYAGAIHFE; encoded by the coding sequence GTGTCTTCGCACAAGCACCTGAAGCGCCTGAGCAATGTCTGGGAGACACAACCGGTCTACTTCATCACGATCTGCACCGAAGGACGCCGCAAACTGCTCGCCAACGATCAGGCGCACGAAATTCTCCGTGCCGAGTGGAACGGTCTTCGCGAGCGATACCGTTGGGCCGTTGGCCGATATGTGGTGATGCCCGACCACGTGCATTTTTTCATCACCGGCGAAAAGGACGCCGCCGCTCTGTCCACGACCATCGGCAAATGGAAGGAATGGACCGCCAAGCGCATCCTTGCCGCCTCGGCGATTTCCGCTCCGCTGTGGCAGCCCGAATTTTTCGATCACCTGCTGCGCTCCAACGAATCACGAGCAGAAAAGTGGCTCTACGTCCGCGAGAATCCAGTTCGCGCCAACCTGGTCGCGCAAGCAGACGATTGGCCCTACGCCGGCGCCATTCACTTCGAGTAA
- a CDS encoding cysteine--tRNA ligase, which yields MPIRLYDSLTRSLRELTPGEKDGVFRFYNCGPTVYAPAHIGNFRTFSVNDVLRRLLELEFGAAKVKHVRNLTDVDDRTITQAKKEQRPLGDITKHWTKLFHEDCAALNLLPPHAEPTATGYIKEQVNMIEVLMEKGHAYRAADGSVYFKIESFPGYGGLSRIKERELKATNTVADADHKDSVSDFALWKAYKPEEDGLVSWAGPRGAVPGRPGWHIECSAMSKSILGDTIDLHTGGVDLLFPHHENEIAQSECCNGTHFSRHWYHSEHLLVNGTTMSKSKGNYYTVRDLIALGHSPLAIRYALLAGHPRKQLNFTLESLHAAESALKKLLVICTVLHDPKYRVAGNGAPSRLVEVLDLLRDDLNTPGALGALFKLGHEIMTGIGGGPTDADVATLDQILGVLGFEATKLNQLAAAPKAEAPDDIKALAEKRWAAKAAKDFAAADTLRKELAAAGWSMLDRKDGYSLEPVKK from the coding sequence ATGCCCATCCGCCTCTACGATTCCCTCACCCGCAGCCTCCGCGAGCTCACGCCCGGCGAAAAAGACGGCGTCTTCCGCTTCTACAACTGCGGCCCCACGGTCTACGCGCCGGCGCACATCGGCAATTTCCGCACCTTCTCCGTCAACGACGTCCTCCGCCGCCTGCTCGAACTCGAGTTCGGCGCCGCCAAGGTGAAACACGTCCGCAACCTCACCGACGTCGACGACCGCACGATCACCCAGGCCAAGAAAGAGCAGCGCCCGCTCGGCGACATCACCAAGCACTGGACCAAACTCTTCCACGAAGACTGCGCCGCGCTCAACCTCCTCCCGCCCCACGCCGAGCCCACCGCCACCGGCTACATCAAGGAGCAGGTGAACATGATCGAAGTGCTCATGGAGAAGGGCCACGCCTACCGCGCCGCCGACGGCTCCGTGTATTTCAAGATCGAGTCCTTCCCCGGCTACGGCGGCCTCTCGCGCATCAAGGAGCGCGAACTCAAAGCCACCAACACCGTCGCCGACGCCGACCACAAGGACTCCGTCTCCGACTTCGCCCTCTGGAAAGCCTACAAGCCCGAGGAAGACGGCCTCGTCTCCTGGGCCGGCCCGCGCGGCGCCGTCCCCGGCCGCCCCGGCTGGCACATCGAGTGCAGCGCCATGAGCAAATCCATCCTCGGCGACACGATCGACCTCCACACCGGCGGCGTCGACCTGCTCTTCCCGCACCACGAAAACGAGATCGCCCAGAGCGAGTGCTGCAACGGCACGCACTTCTCGCGTCACTGGTATCACAGCGAGCACCTGCTCGTGAACGGCACCACGATGTCGAAGTCCAAGGGCAACTACTACACCGTCCGCGACCTCATCGCGCTCGGCCACTCGCCGCTCGCCATCCGCTACGCCCTGCTCGCCGGCCACCCGCGCAAGCAACTCAACTTCACCCTCGAGTCGCTCCACGCCGCCGAGAGCGCGCTGAAGAAGCTCCTCGTCATCTGCACCGTCCTCCACGACCCGAAGTATCGCGTCGCCGGCAACGGCGCGCCCAGCCGCCTCGTCGAAGTCCTCGACCTCCTCCGCGACGACCTCAACACGCCCGGCGCCCTCGGTGCGCTCTTCAAGCTCGGCCACGAGATCATGACCGGCATCGGCGGCGGCCCGACCGACGCCGACGTCGCCACGCTCGACCAGATCCTCGGCGTGCTCGGCTTCGAAGCGACGAAGCTCAACCAACTCGCTGCCGCCCCCAAGGCCGAAGCCCCCGACGACATCAAAGCCCTCGCCGAAAAGCGCTGGGCCGCGAAAGCCGCCAAGGACTTCGCCGCCGCCGACACCTTGCGCAAAGAACTCGCCGCCGCCGGCTGGTCCATGCTCGACCGCAAAGACGGTTACAGCCTCGAGCCGGTGAAGAAGTAA